Proteins encoded by one window of Canis lupus dingo isolate Sandy chromosome 22, ASM325472v2, whole genome shotgun sequence:
- the TGDS gene encoding dTDP-D-glucose 4,6-dehydratase, translated as MSSAGRAEPLGPPSSFAKRLLVTGGAGFIASHVIVSLVEDYPNYMIINLDKLDYCASLKNLETISNKQNYKFIQGDICNSHFVKLLFETEKIDIVLHFAAQTHVDLSFVRAFEFTYVNVYGTHVLVSAAHEARVEKFIYVSTDEVYGGSLDKEFDESSPKQPTNPYASSKAAAECFVQSYWERYKFPAVITRSSNVYGPHQYPEKVIPKFISLLQHNRKCCIHGSGLQTRNFLYATDVVEAFLTVLKKGKPGEIYNIGTNFEMSVLQLAKELIQLIKETSSESEMETWVDYVNDRPTNDMRYPMKSEKIQGLGWRPKVPWKEGIKKTIDWYRENFHNWKNAEKALEPFPVQPPFV; from the exons CGCATCACATGTGATTGTCTCTTTAGTAGAAGATTATCCAAACTATATGATCATAAATCTAGACAAG CTGGATTACTGTGCAAGCCTGAAGAATCTTGAAACCATTTCtaacaaacaaaactacaaatTTATACAG GGTGACATATGTAATTCTCACTTTGTGAAACTGCTTtttgaaacagagaaaatagaTATAGTACTACATTTTGCTGCACAAACACATGTAG atctttcatttGTACGTGCCTTTGAATTTACGTATGTTAATGTCTATGGCACTCATGTTTTGGTAAGTGCTGCTCATGAAGCCAGAGTGGAGAAGTTTATTTATGTTAGCACAGATGAAGTATATGGAGGCAGTCTTGATAAG gaatttgATGAATCTTCACCCAAACAGCCTACAAATCCTTATGCATCATCTAAAGCAGCTGCTGAGTGTTTTGTACAGTCTTATTGGGAACGATATAAA TTTCCAGCTGTCATCACACGAAGCAGTAATGTTTACGGACCACATCAGTATCCAGAAAAG gtTATTCCAAAGTTTATATCTTTGCTACAACACAACAGGAAATG cTGCATTCATGGATCAGGACTTCAAACAAGAAATTTCCTTTATGCTACTGATGTAGTAGAAGCATTTCTCACTGTCCTCAAGAAGGGAAAACCAGGTGAAATTTATAACATCGGAACCAATTTTGAAATGTCAGTTCTCCAGCTTGCCAAAGAACTAATACAACTg ATCAAAGAGACCAGTTCAGAGTCTGAAATGGAAACCTGGGTGGATTATGTTAATGATAG accTACCAATGACATGAGATATCCAATGAAGTCAGAAAAAATACAGGGCTTAGGATGGAGACCCAAAGTGCCttggaaagaaggaataaagaaaacaa tTGACTGGTACAGAGAGAATTTTCACAACTGGAAGAATGCAGAAAAGGCATTAGAGCCCTTTCCAGTACAACCACCATTTGTATAG